In one Cyclopterus lumpus isolate fCycLum1 chromosome 22, fCycLum1.pri, whole genome shotgun sequence genomic region, the following are encoded:
- the LOC117751311 gene encoding gap junction beta-4 protein-like has protein sequence MNWSGLESLLSGVNKYSTAFGRIWLSMVFVFRVLVFVVAAQRVWGDESKDFVCNTRQPGCTNICYDHIFPISHIRLWALQLIFVTCPSMMVMAHVKFREGKDKKYEELHHGSHLYANPGKKRGGLWWTYLLSLVFKAGFDTAFLYILYRIYHGYDLPRLSKCSLDPCPNTVDCFISRPTEKKIFMVFMVVSSALCILMCICEMIYLIGKRISKLMRVRNNNDRIRFAEEHELTNMALPRSQYRRVDPTLTESQRSLNKIDKVREGGISTTL, from the exons ATGAACTGGTCAGGACTGGAGAGTTTGTTGAGTGGAGTCAATAAATACTCCACTGCGTTCGGGAGGATCTGGCTGTCCATGGTGTTTGTGTTCCGCGTCCTGGTGTTTGTGGTGGCGGCGCAGAGGGTTTGGGGGGACGAGAGCAAAGACTTTGTGTGCAATACTCGGCAG CCCGGCTGTACCAACATCTGCTATGACCACATCTTCCCCATCTCCCATATCCGTCTGTGGGCGCTGCAGCTGATTTTTGTCACGTGCCCCTCCATGATGGTGATGGCTCATGTTAAATTCCGCGAAGGAAAGGACAAGAAATACGAGGAGCTGCACCACGGCTCTCACCTGTACGCCAACCCGGGCAAGAAGAGGGGGGGGCTGTGGTGGACCTACCTGCTGAGTTTGGTCTTCAAGGCTGGATTCGACACTGCGTTTCTGTACATTCTGTATCGGATATACCATGGATATGACTTGCCCAG GTTATCCAAGTGCTCGCTGGATCCGTGCCCCAACACCGTGGACTGCTTCATCAGTCGCCCCACCGAGAAAAAGATCTTCATGGTGTTCATGGTTGTTTCCAGCGCGCTGTGCATCTTGATGTGCATCTGCGAGATGATTTACCTCATCGGCAAGCGCATCTCCAAACTGATGCGGGTCCGCAACAACAACGACAGGATTCGCTTTGCCGAGGAGCACGAGCTTACCAACATGGCCCTGCCCAGGTCCCAGTACCGCAGGGTCGATCCCACGCTGACAGA